The Nitrosopumilus sp. genome segment GTACTGAGGCATTCCAGTATCTGGGACCAATCGTATGATTACAAGATCCTCTTTTAATAATTCCATATAGGTTACTTTTGCCTTGGTCTCAGTTACCATACAGAATCTTTTTTCGCTACTTTGGATAAATATATTTCTCTTGAAAATTGATTAAAAATTCAATTTCTATTCTAAAACATAAAAATTAGTTTGAAATCAATCAAAAAAATTGATTTTCCATCTAATCAACACTCATTGATATGTGACATTATTTCATTAAGAATTTCTTGATTTGAAGCTGCAATAAAAGAAACTCTTGTTTCATAACTCAGATCTGCATCAAGTGGTTTCAAGTTTGCATCAAGTAGTAATCCTCCAGCCTCTTTTACAATTAGATATCCTGCTGCGATATCTTGAATTCTAATCTTATCTCTTAAGTCAATAAAAATATCCATATATCCTCTGGCAAAAAATGCCATCTCAAGTGCATTTGCACCAAAATGTCTGGTATGGTGATTATGATTCTCAAAAATTGCATCCATTCTCCTCATCAATTCCTTTGACGCACCTGATGTGTTAATGCCAATTATTTTGTAAATTGGATCTTTATTGTGTACCTGAATTTTAACATCATTAAAAAATGAACCCTTGTTTTTTGATGCCCAATATGTATCCCCATTATCTAGATTAGTAATGACCCCATCAGTAATTGAGCTAAGTTTATCTTCAGTTGCAAATGCTAACGAACTACAAAAAAATGGAACTCCTCTTACTGCATTTGCAGAACCATCAATTGCATCCATGATGACATATCCTTTTGGATTCTCAGATAGATCAACTCTTCCACATTCTTCTCCTAGAACAATACATTCAAAATTAATTTCTTTAAGATAATCAAGTACTGTTTTCTCTGCAACAATATCGATATTTCTTGAAACATCTCCGCCTGCACCAATTCCAAAATCTCCTGCAGCATGATCTGTTCCTGCAAGATGTTTTACATTTTCATAAATTCTATCTGATGCTTCTCGTAGGATTTCAATTATTTCCATATTGCACATTTTTTGCTTCGTAATTTAAGTGAAGAATAATATTTTATTTGAAAGCATAAATAACAATAAAGAAGCTTACGTTTGTGAGTGGTAAAGATCAGTCTGTTGTAAGTAAAGAAGCTCTGATGAGCACAAAACCTGGAAAACAAATTATGAAACAGGGTTTATTCAAATCTAAAGGATATAAATTATTTAACAAATACAAAGAGGAAACTGAAAATGAATTTCCAAACTTTGCTCAAAGATTTGCTGAAGGATTATTGCATGAAATAAAATCTGATACAAATCCAAATGCAACTCAGCAAGCATTTGGTAATGAGGTAGGTTCTACTGAGATAATTCTTAATGCATCTGAAATTGAGCCTATTAAATCAAAATTAGAAAGTCCTGATGTTCTAAAAGATAGAGTATTGAGAATTTTAAATTCTAATTTCGTTAAAATGACTTTTCCTGTATTTAATGCACTATTTGACGGAGCAGCAGAGTATTCTGGAAAAAATGATCCTCATCTAAGACAAGATATGGTTGAAGGACACATCTTGGCAATTGATCTTAGCGAGCCAATGGATAGAATTGTAGATAAGGATGAAGACTTGGATTATTTGGATGATTACAAATTGATGAATCCTTACATTTTGAAATTAGCTAGAGATAAAATTGCAAAAGGAGGAGATCAGGTTCTAAAAGAATTTGAAGAGGGATTTAAAGATGCACGAGTTGGACAATATCTTGATGAGAAATTAAAATCAAAACCAACAACCATTACTGAAGAAGAAATGACACTATCTTACAAAAAATATCGCGCAGTTATGGGAACTGCAGGAAGAAACATGGCTTTAGCTGAAAGACCACTTGGTGAGATTTTCTATTTGGGCATGGCAAGAGCTGCAGAAGGTGTAGGATGTGGAAATGAGATT includes the following:
- a CDS encoding inositol monophosphatase family protein, producing the protein MEIIEILREASDRIYENVKHLAGTDHAAGDFGIGAGGDVSRNIDIVAEKTVLDYLKEINFECIVLGEECGRVDLSENPKGYVIMDAIDGSANAVRGVPFFCSSLAFATEDKLSSITDGVITNLDNGDTYWASKNKGSFFNDVKIQVHNKDPIYKIIGINTSGASKELMRRMDAIFENHNHHTRHFGANALEMAFFARGYMDIFIDLRDKIRIQDIAAGYLIVKEAGGLLLDANLKPLDADLSYETRVSFIAASNQEILNEIMSHINEC
- the cas5 gene encoding CRISPR-associated protein Cas5, whose product is MFTNPFLIESSISFPHPTPSAALAMPK